In a single window of the Nicotiana tomentosiformis chromosome 8, ASM39032v3, whole genome shotgun sequence genome:
- the LOC138897955 gene encoding uncharacterized protein, protein MADDEQRRLERFGRLRPPSFRGVKSEDTQGFLDKCQWMLWTAGNLETNEVSFTTFQFSSAAFRWWEAYERHRLVGAVPLTWQEFSILFLEKFVPQSRREEMCRQLKQLCQDGMSVTQYEMTFSELAHHAIWLVPIDRERIRRFINGLTY, encoded by the coding sequence atggcagatgatgagcagagaagacttgagagatttgggaggcttcgacctccatcatttagagGTGTTAAGTCAGAGGatactcagggttttctggataagtgccagtggATGCTTTGGACAGCGGGTAATCTGGAGACCAAtgaggtctcgttcactacttttcagttttctagtgctgccttcagatggtgggaggcctatgagaggcaCAGGCtggtcggtgcagtaccacttacatggcaggaattctccatactatttttggaaaagtttgtgccgcagtctcgtaGAGAGGAGATGTGCAGACAGTTAAAGCAGTtatgtcaggatggcatgtctgtgacgcagtatgagatgacattttctgagttggctcatcatgccatttggttggttcccattgatagggagaggattaggaggttcattaatggcctcacatATTAG
- the LOC138897956 gene encoding uncharacterized protein yields MTQSRREEMHRQFKQLRQDGMSVTQYEMRFSELAHHAVWLVPTDKERIRRFIDGLTYQLRLLMTRESVSGATFDEVVDISRQIEIVHSQERGEGEAKRLHGPGDLSSVPLGGQIYRGRGRSYRHAQTGHPVQRGASSNHGSYSSHQGQPSLGALPA; encoded by the coding sequence ATGACGCAGTCTCGTAGAGAAGAGATGCACAGACAGTTtaagcagttacgtcaggatggcatgtctgtgacgcagtatgagatgagattttctgagttagcTCATCACGccgtttggttggttcccactgataaggagaggattaggaggttcattgatggcctcacatatcaactGCGATTACTTATGACCCGGGAGAgtgtatctggtgctacttttgatgaggtagttgacatttcTAGGCAGATAGAGATAGTCCATAGTCAGGAACGTGgagagggggaggccaagaggcTTCATGGTCCAGGTGATTTAAGCAGTGTTCCTTTAGGGGGTCAGATATatcgcggtaggggtcgttcttacagacacgctcaaacgggtcatccagttcagcgtggtgcatcatccaaccatggttcatatagttctcatcagggtcagccaTCCCTCGGTGCCCTTCCAGCCTAG